In Dehalococcoidia bacterium, the genomic stretch AAGGAGAACATGCCTTCCTGGTGGTCAAACATCTGTGGGGTTATCGGAAGGTGAGATACAATGGTCTGGCAAAAAATGCGGCTCAAGTGTTCAGCCTATTCGCTCTGGCCAACTTATACATGGTTCGGAAGGATTTGCTGATGATTAGGGCGTAGTCTGCCCAAAATCCTGGAAATCCCCCTGAAAAGGGGTTATTCAGAGAGCGGAACCACGGAAAACCCACACTTCGACGTTATTTTATTGAGGGAATTCCGCTGAATTTATTTTTCGACGGACTTGATCAGAGGTTCCCTAAGTGATGCTCGCTGGCCTGCTAGTGAAGGGTGGGTCAAGATGGCGCAGAGGTTTGATCCTGGCGGTGGACCGATAGAAGTGCACTACGTTTACAACCCTGTTACAGGGACAGTTGATGATGCTAAGATTATACTGAGGTAACTAATAATGATCATCAGAGCAATAGCAGAGACCTTAGAGAATGCTCCCGACGATCTCTCTTGGGGTGTTACAAAAGAAAGCAAGGTATCCATTACCAAGGGCAAAGAGTATGTTGTACACGCACTATCAGTTTTCAAAGGGGTAACATTCTTCGAGATACTGGATGATTTAAGGGGCATTTCATGGCTTCCCTACCGCTTTTTCACCGTGGTCGATAGATCGATCCCGGATGACTGGGAGTGTAATGTTTTGCAAGGAGAGGTGAAACTTATCCTCGGCCCAAGCTTCGTAGCTGAAAGCGAAGATGCCTATTCTCGGATGGTCGAAGGAGATTCTGAACAAGGTGAAAATTTCTGGCGGAGGGCAATAGCAAAAGGATTAGGCTGATCTTGCGGGAGAACAAGGCCGTTTTCCCAACAGGTACAGGGAGAGGCTGGAATGATCCAGCCTCTCCCTTTTTAGTCGCTGCCGTCCTTCCGTCCACCTTGAATCCTCATGGCCCCACTTACACATAAAATATTTATGTTAAGGCTGCTGTGGACCGAGGCGGGGATTGCTTGGTGCTGATGATTGGTGGTCTAACCCGCCGAGCCTTTGGTGGAGCGGCACTATGCGGATAGTGCGCTGCCAGGACACAGCGCCGGAGTGGGTCAGAGCATGAAGGACGGCAGCGCGATCTGCGCAGCAGGATTTACAACAGCCAAAACTCTACAATGATGGTAAGACTTCACAGACGTTGAGCGTAGCTATCCAGCACGGAGGAAACAAACGTCTGATACTTGACGCCTTTCTCCTGGGCGAACCTTTTGTAGCGCTCCACCGTTTTCTTCTTGAGCTTCATGGTAACCGGCACAGTCTCTTCCTTGCTGAGCATCTCCACAATTTCCTGCGGGGATGGCAGGAAATCCTCGACAGGGATTGAGTCATCAATCCCTTTTGCA encodes the following:
- a CDS encoding IS5/IS1182 family transposase; amino-acid sequence: GEHAFLVVKHLWGYRKVRYNGLAKNAAQVFSLFALANLYMVRKDLLMIRA
- a CDS encoding CopG family transcriptional regulator translates to MSKTKSYTNAPAHIAKGIDDSIPVEDFLPSPQEIVEMLSKEETVPVTMKLKKKTVERYKRFAQEKGVKYQTFVSSVLDSYAQRL